One region of Natronorubrum aibiense genomic DNA includes:
- a CDS encoding ZIP family metal transporter: MSLLENLVLVFVAGFITALATGIGALPFFFFDAINDRTNVVLWGLSSGIMVSASVFGLIEEGLAEGTMGQIAVGMAAGILLVVVAHDVLTDAEIDPRDYEEADFKKLVLILGILTVHSFPEGIAVGVSFADLGLEGGVAFLGFTVPLLAIFMTVAISIHNIPEGTAISIPLRSMGVSEWKMVWWAVFSSLPQPLGAVIAFAFVSVAREFLPYGFGFAAGAMIYLVLTEFIPEALDLGEGLPKGGKPELVGGIVLGVAIMVPLAFI, encoded by the coding sequence ATGTCCCTCCTCGAGAATCTCGTCTTAGTGTTCGTCGCCGGGTTCATCACGGCGCTGGCGACCGGGATCGGTGCGCTGCCGTTTTTCTTTTTCGACGCGATCAACGACCGAACCAACGTCGTGCTCTGGGGGCTCTCGTCTGGGATCATGGTCTCCGCGTCGGTGTTCGGCCTCATCGAGGAGGGGTTGGCCGAAGGGACGATGGGCCAGATCGCCGTCGGGATGGCCGCCGGCATCCTCCTCGTCGTCGTCGCCCACGACGTTCTCACGGACGCCGAGATCGATCCGCGCGACTACGAGGAAGCAGACTTCAAGAAACTCGTGCTCATCTTGGGCATTTTGACCGTCCACAGCTTTCCCGAAGGGATCGCCGTCGGCGTCTCGTTTGCGGATCTCGGCCTCGAGGGCGGCGTGGCGTTTCTTGGCTTTACCGTCCCGCTGCTTGCGATCTTCATGACGGTCGCGATCTCGATTCACAACATTCCCGAAGGCACCGCGATCTCGATTCCGCTGCGATCGATGGGCGTCTCCGAGTGGAAAATGGTCTGGTGGGCGGTCTTCTCGAGTCTGCCACAGCCACTCGGCGCGGTCATCGCCTTCGCCTTCGTCAGCGTCGCACGGGAGTTCCTGCCCTACGGCTTTGGCTTCGCCGCGGGGGCGATGATCTACCTCGTGCTCACCGAGTTCATCCCGGAGGCGCTCGATCTCGGCGAGGGGTTACCGAAGGGCGGGAAGCCGGAACTCGTGGGCGGCATCGTCCTCGGCGTGGCGATCATGGTGCCGCTGGCGTTCATCTGA